Part of the Alteribacter lacisalsi genome, TGACGCTTGAGGCGTTTGACCGGGTTGTCAATGGCGGCGAGAAGGTAACCGCTTCCGAGGAGGCAATGGACCGGGTAAAAAAGACACGAAAAGCAGTAGAGAAAATTGTGAATAACGGGCAGACCGTTTACGGGATTAATACGGGATTTGGAAAGTTCAGTGATGTGAAAATTGCCAGAGAAGACGTTCTTACTCTCCAGAGAAATCTGATTCTGTCCCATGCCTGCGGGATTGGAGAGCCTTTTGATGAACAGGTAAGCCGGGGCATGCTCCTGCTTCGGGTCAATACGATGCTCAAAGGTTTTTCCGGTGTAAGAAGCGAGGTAGTTGAAAAGATCCTTACGTTTTTAAACGAAGGAATCCATCCGGTTGTTCCGTCGCAGGGGTCCCTGGGAGCGAGCGGGGATCTGGCACCTCTTGCTCACCTTGCCCTGGGACTTCTCGGTGAAGGGGACGTGGTGATGAACGGAGTCACGATGCCGGCTGCTGACGCTCTCCTGGTAAAAGAGATCGAACCGCTTACACTGGAAGCGAAAGAAGGGCTTGCGCTCATTAACGGGACGCAGGCGATGACCTCAGTGGGTGCACTCGCCTGCGTAGAGGCGGAGCGCCTGTTCAGCCATGCGGATATGATTGCTTCCGTAACGATGGAAGGGCTCCGCGGTATTATTGACGCCTTTGACGAGGACATTCACGAAGCGAGGGGCCATGCGAAGCAGACGGAGACGGCCCGCATCATCCGGGGACATCTTGACGGAAGCAGACTCGTCACCCGGCAGGGGGAACTGCGCGTGCAGGATGCCTACTCCCTCCGCTGTATACCTCAGGTTCACGGGGCAAGCCGTGAAGCACTGTCGTATGTGAAAAAACAGCTCGAAACGGAAATGAATGCCGCTACAGACAACCCGCTCTTATTTGACGACGGGGAAAAAGTGCTGAGCGGCGGCAACTTCCACGGGCAGCCAGTGGCACTGGCAATGGATTTTATGAAAATTGCCGTGGCAGAAATAGCAAACATTTCGGAAAGACGAATCGAACGTCTCGTCAACCCGCAGCTGAATGATCTGCCGGCATTTTTAAGCCCGCGGCCAGGGCTTGAGTCAGGTGCGATGATTCTCCAGTATGTGGCTGCCTCCCTCGTGTCTGAAAACAAGACACTCGCCCATCCGGCAAGTGTCGACTCCATTCCGTCATCTGCCAATCAGGAGGACCATGTGAGCATGGGCACGACCGGGGCCCGGCATGCGGCGATGATAATTGCAAATGCAGGCAAGGTACTGGCAATTGAGGCTATATGCGCCATGCAGGCTGCCGAACACCGCGGCATTGAGCAGATGGCTGCCAGTACCCGTACCTTTTATGAAGCCGGGAGAACTGTTGTGCCGTCTATTACAGAGGACCGTGTGTTTGCAAAGGATATTGAAGCGATGAACCAATGGCTGCGGGAAAATGACTCCATCCCGTGCAGCTGAAACAACTTTAAACAACCCCCCCTCCGCAATCCTGAGCGGAGGGGGGGTTCATTCGAAAGCACAATTCCTATCCCCGGTCAGTGAGCCGGAGCAGATAATTGAGTGCGGCAACAATCAACGGTGCTTCATTTTCGCCGCGTACAGTGACCTGATGAGCTGTTGTAATACCGTTGCGGATATAATCTGTTTCACCGTTGGCAATTGTTGCGTCACTTTCGGAACCGGCTATTTCAAACGATCCTTTTTTTGAGGTGCCTCGGATGTGCCCCTTTTTTATCATCACGGTCAGCTCCCCGTCTGAATAGGAGAGGGTGTGAACCTGATTCTGGTGGGAAAGTTCTTCTTTGATCGTCCCGGCAACCCGGCTGCCGTCCAGCACGCTCCATGTGCGCTCGCGGCCGGGAATAAAGCCTGAATTCTGAACGATCATGAGGCTGTGACCGTCAGGGGTTTCCAGTTTCAGATGAGCCCACTGATTAGGGACAACCTGGTTCATAAGCTCGTGAACTTTTGAAGGGAAATACAAAGATAGCGTACCGATTTTTTCATCACTCATAAGGACGGTTACATCCTGATTTGCCGAGTCGAGAGGCGGCTGGCTGTATGTGAGAGTTTGCATGAAACATGCCTCCTGTTGTGTAATAGAATTATTAGATACACATGCGTTGTCTTCTGCGCCTTAAAGGGGGGCTGAAAAGACGTTTTTCCTGACAATTATATGAACGATTTATTTTAGCATAAACCTTAAGGTTACGCCTATGTATTTTTTAACTCAGGAGGGTTACATATGAAAACATGGAGAGAATACCCAACACCGTCCCTGCTTCTGGATATAAAAAAAATGAAGCGCAATATCAGCCGGATGTACTGTTCGGCAGAAGAAAACGGAGTTCAGCTGCGGCCTCATATTAAGACACATAAAAGCCTGAGAGTGGCAGAGGCCCAAAAAGCTGCCGGGGCATCGGGCTTGACTGCCGCAACGATTTCAGAAGCAGAGGTTTTTGTTGAAGGAGGTTTTACTGATCTGCTTCTGGCCTTTCCTCTTGCTGACAGTGAAAAATGCCGCCGCCTGGCGAAACTGAACAAAAAGGCAAGAGTTATCGCTTCTATTGATGAAGCCGGTCAGGCGCCCCTGCTGCAGGAAGCGGCAGCGAAGAACGGTCTGACGATAGAAGTGTGGGTTAAAGTAAACGCGGGACTGAACCGGTGCGGAACGGAACCGGGAGAAGAGACAGCCGATCTAGTGGAAAAACTGCAGGCATACGACGCCCTCCATGTAACTGGTCTTTACACGCATGCGGGTCATGCTTACGGGGCCCCTGATCAGACCGCGCGTGAGGAAATTGCAAGGGAGGAAGCCCAGGCTGTTCTTGTGTCAGCGTCGGCGTGTGAAAAAAGAGGGATCGCCATTCCCCACAGGAGCGTCGGCTCCACACCGACGTATGAAATATCTGGTGCCTTTGAAGGCATTACCGAGGTCCGTCCCGGTAACGGTGTCTTTTTTGACGGTGTACAAGCGGGCCTTGGCGTATGCTCACTGAATGAGTGCGCCGTTACAGTCTCTGCCACTGTTGCCGCTGTTAAAAAAGACAGGGTGATTTTTGATGCAGGCAGCAAATCTCTCACACTGGAAAAAGGCGCCCATGGAAACGAGAGCATTAAAGGTTTTGGCACAATTGCAGAACCGGAGATTCTTAGGGGAAAGGAGCTGACCAGGCTTTCTGAAGAGCACGGCGTGCTCGATCAGACAGGTATGCAGGGAAGGCTGAAACTTGGGCAGAAAATAAGAATCATACCCAATCACGCCTGTACAGCCGTGAATCTATACGACCGCTATCTTGTGCTGGACGGCGAAGAAGTGGTGGACGAGTGGCCGGTGGATGCCCGGGGCAGGAATCAGTAACACCGGGAGGATAATGATAGAAACATGTAAAGGCTACACTGAAAATGACTCAACAGAAGCTCCGCTTCAAGCCGTCCATTCGCTTTCCGCAGCGATGCCGGCAAGCCTCCTCGGCTGCGCCTGTGGGGTCTCGCCTGGCCTCCATTGCTGCAGGATTCTCACTGCCGGCGTGAAGCTCCACGCACGTAACCACTGAATGCTGTATTCTCATAGGTGGTCTGTTTTCAATTAGATTATTGGGAGCGTAAGGCGGCGACTCCTGCGGGAACCGCGTCGAGTGAAGACCCCGCAGGCCGGTTTTGCCGAGGAGGCTGAAGCGATGCCCGCGGAAAGCGTCCGCCTGCAGCGTAATGTAACAATATCTCCACGGAAATCTCCTTTTGAAAAGAGAAAAATGCTCCCCGAGGTCAATGCTGGCCCGGGAGGCATCCCGACCCGTCACAAATCGCGATTGCAATTTTATAAGATAAAGTCAAAGCCGTAATACGAGACTACAGTAAGCAGCACGGTCCAGGCGAACAGGCTCACACCCATCCAGACGGTGGTAGACAATTTGCCTGCCTTGAGGGATAAAGCAATGACCGCAGCCAGGTGAATGCCTGTAACAGCGGGACCAAGGAGCGCAAGGCCTGGCAGGCCGTATTTACCAAAAATGCGCCCGGCACGCTCGTTGCGCCGCTTCTTCTTCGCGAGTTTCCGCTGCTCCTTTTCCGTAACGGCTGCAGCTTCTTTCTCCGCCTTTTTCTTTTGCCTCTTTATCTTCCATCTCTTATACCAGGCGGTGGACTGGAACCATTTCATCAAGTAAACGATAAGAACGACCGGGAGAAAGTTTCCTATAAACGAAACGAGCCCGACCCCAAACGGATTGAGACCGATTCCGATTCCGATTGGAATTACCACAAGAATTTCAAGCCACGGGAGCGCAGCCATAATAAAAATCATCGTATATTGCCAGATAAGTTCAAACAAAGTTGTTCACCTCAATCAAAGTCCTGTTGTCTGATGCCCCGCCAGAACACGTCCCAGGCGTGTTTTCTCTTAACTGAGGCATCTTTTTTCGGGTAGTAAAACATCTGTGCCGACATGCCGTCGATCATACAGTAAAATGCGTGAAGCAGATGATGGGGATCCGTCTTTGCAACTTCCCTATTTGCCATCCCTTCGTTAAACACTGGTATCAGCAGCCGGTTTGTTTCTTCCTCAAAGGCAAGAAAACGGGACCTTACAGGCTCCTTAAGATCAGCCGGTGGGAACAGGAGAAAATGCATATAAAATTGCCCGGTTCCCTCGCGGGTAATAAAGTCCGTAGTCGCAAGAAATGTGTTATAAAGTTTCTCTCCAGCAGATCCGGACGAGGCGGTCACGATGGATTCGAGTTCCGAAGCGTAGCGGTTGTACACTTCGTCCACCAAGGTAAGAAATAACTCTTCTTTACTGGAATAATGGTTGTAAAGAGAGGACTTTCGAATGCCGATACTGCTTGCGATCTTTGAAAGGGAGGCACCCTCATAGCCTTCCTCAGCGAAAAGACGCAGGGCAGTGATTCGGATTTTTTTATTCGTATCTCTCATAGGTAATGCCTCCTGAATAAAAATGAACGAACGATCGGTAGTCTAATTTCAATGCTCAGTATACAACGCCCCTGATTAAAGGTCAATTGGAGAACATTTGACGAATGTTATCTCTTTAACCTTTAATTGGTATCTGATTTCCTATACAATGAAAACACACAGGTATTTCGGGAGGGACTCAATGTATAAAGAAGCGTTTATGCAGATGCAGCAGCCTGCAATTATTGCAGGAGAGGATATGTTTGTAAAAGCAATTAATCCTGCTTACACAGCCTTGTTTGGACTCACAGAAGAGGACGTCATTGGCAATCATCTTCATACAATTTTCAACGACCTCCCCATGAAAAACCGTCTCTATACTCAGATGATCAACGCCGGGCAGGATGATTTAAGCCGGAAAGTGACACTGACACAGAACGGAAATACACTTTATCTTGATAGTCATTCGACACGTTTCAAGGACGATAACGGCTCCCCCTGCATCATATCTTTATTTACAGATCTCACGAGTCAGCGGAAGCAGGAAGAGGATATGAAACGGATGATCCTTGATATGACAGTAAACGTAGTCCCATTATCCAATGAAGTCGGTGTTCTGCCCCTGCCGCCGATCCTCAGAGATGAGCAGAAATGGGTGATCGTTGAGAAAACAGCACAGATCTGCAGGGAGGAGCGGTTCTCCAAACTGGCAGTCAATCTATCGGCTATCAGCTCTCTGGACGAGGAACTGGGCGAGATCCTGATCAGGCTTATTGAAGTTCTGCGGATTCTTGGAGTGGAGGTTATTCTCACAGGTGTCCGTTATGAAATTGCAGAGGAATTTGCCAAGCTGGAGATTGATTTTTCCCGAATTAAAATCTATCAGAATCTGAAACAGGCGATTGAGTATTTCTTTAAAGGAACAGTTCAATAATATGCACTTATAAAACTTCCTCTTTACGGGGAAGTTTCTTTTATGGGATTTTGCGGAAATCTGAGAATGACAGTTTACCCCGCCTTCTGCAGGGAAATAGCCGTAAGTACATTGTGGCACAAAAAAGAAAGGTGGTATCAGCAATGTTTGGATGGTCTGATATCCCTTCTGCAATCTGGGCTTTTTTCATCGTACTGCCGCTTGTTTCATTTATTCATGAATTGGGACATTATGCAGTAACCCGGCTTTTCGGAGGTAAAATAAGCTTAACGATCGGAAGGGGAAAGCTGTTATTTAAACTCGGAGGATTCGAACTGCGAAGAGTATATTTTGTTGATTCCTTCTGCCAGATAAAAGAATTAAAGGTAAGTAACCGTTTGACCCATGCTCTCGTCTATTTAGGAGGGCCTCTTTTTAATTTACTCACTATTGTGATCGTCAACTCCCTGATCCATGCAGGTGTCATTGAACCTCATATGGTCTTTTACCAGTTCGCTTATTTCTCGCTTTACTTCATCTTTTTTGCTCTCATTCCGATTGAATTCGGTAAAGGATACCCGAGTGACGGAAAAGCCTTGTACGATGTTTTAAAATATGGAACAGATAAGGATCCTCTTGAGTAGCAGAGCGCCGGACAGGGTATAAATGTTGTAGGATTCCGGTGTTTTGACATAAGATAGGGATAAGCATCTGAGGAACGGAGGGCACAGTGATGAAGAGCGGTCGCGGCATATGTGAGTTATGTCTTCGTGAAGGGGTAAGACTTACGGAGCATCATTTGATTCCAAAGGAAGAGGGCGGTACTTTTCTTGAAACCGCATTGCTCTGTTCCCCCTGTCACCGACAGATTCACAACCTGTACTCCAACCAGGAGATTGCCCTTCGCCTCGGAACAATTGAACGCCTCCGGGAAGATAATAAAATCCGTAAATTTTTGAAATGGATCCGCAGGCAGCCGGCCACAGCCGGTGTGAAAATGAAAAAATCAAACGATCGGAAACGCAGAAGAAAATAGATTACGACTTAAAGGAGAGTGCTTATGGACAGCCAGTATCAGGCTTTAGTGAGCAGACAGCGCCGTTTTTTTTACAGCGGGGAAACAAAAAAGATCGCTTACCGTGTTGAACAGCTGACCAGACTGAAAGATGCGATCAAGGAGCGCGAAGACCAGATCATGGATGCTGCCTACCGTGACCTTGGCAAATCAAAACGGGAAGCCTTCCTCACAGAAATCGGTTTTCTGTACAGTGAAATCAAGGATATGATTAAAAATATTGATGTCTGGGCAAAGGCGAAGAAAGAGAAAACACCTCTTACTCACGTTGGATCGACCAGCTATATCTATAAAGAACCGTACGGGGTAACGCTTATTATCGGGCCGTGGAACTACCCGTTTCATCTTGTGATGGCACCACTGATCGGCGCGATGGCAGCGGGGAACACCGCCATTTTGAAACCGTCGGAAATGACCCCTCATATGAGTGCCGTTGTCCGCGAACTGGTG contains:
- the hutH gene encoding histidine ammonia-lyase; translated protein: MMILTGNNLTLEAFDRVVNGGEKVTASEEAMDRVKKTRKAVEKIVNNGQTVYGINTGFGKFSDVKIAREDVLTLQRNLILSHACGIGEPFDEQVSRGMLLLRVNTMLKGFSGVRSEVVEKILTFLNEGIHPVVPSQGSLGASGDLAPLAHLALGLLGEGDVVMNGVTMPAADALLVKEIEPLTLEAKEGLALINGTQAMTSVGALACVEAERLFSHADMIASVTMEGLRGIIDAFDEDIHEARGHAKQTETARIIRGHLDGSRLVTRQGELRVQDAYSLRCIPQVHGASREALSYVKKQLETEMNAATDNPLLFDDGEKVLSGGNFHGQPVALAMDFMKIAVAEIANISERRIERLVNPQLNDLPAFLSPRPGLESGAMILQYVAASLVSENKTLAHPASVDSIPSSANQEDHVSMGTTGARHAAMIIANAGKVLAIEAICAMQAAEHRGIEQMAASTRTFYEAGRTVVPSITEDRVFAKDIEAMNQWLRENDSIPCS
- a CDS encoding alanine racemase gives rise to the protein MKTWREYPTPSLLLDIKKMKRNISRMYCSAEENGVQLRPHIKTHKSLRVAEAQKAAGASGLTAATISEAEVFVEGGFTDLLLAFPLADSEKCRRLAKLNKKARVIASIDEAGQAPLLQEAAAKNGLTIEVWVKVNAGLNRCGTEPGEETADLVEKLQAYDALHVTGLYTHAGHAYGAPDQTAREEIAREEAQAVLVSASACEKRGIAIPHRSVGSTPTYEISGAFEGITEVRPGNGVFFDGVQAGLGVCSLNECAVTVSATVAAVKKDRVIFDAGSKSLTLEKGAHGNESIKGFGTIAEPEILRGKELTRLSEEHGVLDQTGMQGRLKLGQKIRIIPNHACTAVNLYDRYLVLDGEEVVDEWPVDARGRNQ
- a CDS encoding small multi-drug export protein, with translation MFELIWQYTMIFIMAALPWLEILVVIPIGIGIGLNPFGVGLVSFIGNFLPVVLIVYLMKWFQSTAWYKRWKIKRQKKKAEKEAAAVTEKEQRKLAKKKRRNERAGRIFGKYGLPGLALLGPAVTGIHLAAVIALSLKAGKLSTTVWMGVSLFAWTVLLTVVSYYGFDFIL
- a CDS encoding TetR/AcrR family transcriptional regulator; amino-acid sequence: MRDTNKKIRITALRLFAEEGYEGASLSKIASSIGIRKSSLYNHYSSKEELFLTLVDEVYNRYASELESIVTASSGSAGEKLYNTFLATTDFITREGTGQFYMHFLLFPPADLKEPVRSRFLAFEEETNRLLIPVFNEGMANREVAKTDPHHLLHAFYCMIDGMSAQMFYYPKKDASVKRKHAWDVFWRGIRQQDFD
- a CDS encoding PAS domain S-box protein, with translation MYKEAFMQMQQPAIIAGEDMFVKAINPAYTALFGLTEEDVIGNHLHTIFNDLPMKNRLYTQMINAGQDDLSRKVTLTQNGNTLYLDSHSTRFKDDNGSPCIISLFTDLTSQRKQEEDMKRMILDMTVNVVPLSNEVGVLPLPPILRDEQKWVIVEKTAQICREERFSKLAVNLSAISSLDEELGEILIRLIEVLRILGVEVILTGVRYEIAEEFAKLEIDFSRIKIYQNLKQAIEYFFKGTVQ
- a CDS encoding site-2 protease family protein; the encoded protein is MFGWSDIPSAIWAFFIVLPLVSFIHELGHYAVTRLFGGKISLTIGRGKLLFKLGGFELRRVYFVDSFCQIKELKVSNRLTHALVYLGGPLFNLLTIVIVNSLIHAGVIEPHMVFYQFAYFSLYFIFFALIPIEFGKGYPSDGKALYDVLKYGTDKDPLE
- a CDS encoding HNH endonuclease, encoding MMKSGRGICELCLREGVRLTEHHLIPKEEGGTFLETALLCSPCHRQIHNLYSNQEIALRLGTIERLREDNKIRKFLKWIRRQPATAGVKMKKSNDRKRRRK